A single Natrinema pellirubrum DSM 15624 DNA region contains:
- a CDS encoding aldehyde ferredoxin oxidoreductase family protein → MLHAEGPLLTVDVGERTARRTEIDELLADAIGGRAAATALAHERIPFDADPFGPENRVYVSTGPLQQSRMSFTGRMNMTGLSPLTDGLVSANAGGYLSRNFVGTGISAFEIVGESDELLAVHVTDSGVEFEPVPDLEGATVPETSEYMSERHDLGPEHCIAIGPAGENQVRFASAMTFDSRAFGRGGLGAILGAKNVKCVTFEGDAEPPVEIPDPPESEIHREAATADDRMRSQGTAGGTEFINDNFSLPTRYFREYEFEGAADIGGDAVEEKKYKKGACSACAYACKLPTRDEETGLETEGPEFETIYAFGSMQGVDDVVDVMQSNELCDTLGMDTISAGVTVAAYLESEDAFGDADLAHEITEKIAYREGIGDLLAEGVDRAHDELGVENYTVKGMEFAAHDGRVLHGQGLSYAVANRGADHLYASMLALEYSGELDPQGTLGKAERLVEREDLAAFLDTGIVCVFGRDYATPERLETLFDADCETLLEVGARTVELERHFNNRRGFDREDDDLPYEIPDLDEAIGEYYAARGWNDDGTIPTRAIESPPAPSAD, encoded by the coding sequence ATGCTTCACGCAGAAGGCCCGCTGCTCACCGTCGACGTGGGCGAGCGGACCGCACGCAGGACGGAAATCGACGAGCTGCTCGCGGACGCGATCGGGGGCCGAGCGGCCGCAACGGCGCTTGCCCACGAACGGATCCCCTTCGACGCCGACCCGTTCGGCCCGGAAAACCGGGTCTACGTCTCGACCGGGCCGCTCCAGCAGTCGCGGATGTCGTTTACCGGTCGGATGAACATGACCGGGCTCTCGCCGCTGACCGACGGCCTCGTCTCGGCCAACGCCGGCGGCTATCTCTCGCGAAACTTCGTCGGAACGGGAATCAGTGCCTTCGAGATCGTCGGCGAGAGCGACGAGTTGCTCGCTGTCCACGTCACGGATTCGGGCGTCGAGTTCGAACCGGTACCCGACCTCGAGGGGGCGACGGTGCCCGAGACCTCCGAGTACATGAGCGAACGCCACGATCTGGGCCCGGAACACTGCATCGCGATCGGTCCGGCGGGGGAGAACCAGGTGCGGTTCGCCTCGGCGATGACCTTCGACTCGCGAGCCTTCGGCCGCGGCGGGCTCGGCGCGATACTGGGCGCGAAAAACGTCAAGTGCGTCACCTTCGAGGGCGACGCCGAGCCGCCGGTCGAGATCCCGGACCCGCCGGAGTCGGAGATCCACCGCGAGGCGGCGACGGCAGACGACCGGATGCGCAGTCAGGGCACCGCGGGCGGCACCGAGTTCATCAACGACAACTTCTCGCTGCCGACGCGGTACTTCCGGGAGTACGAGTTCGAGGGGGCCGCCGACATCGGCGGCGACGCCGTCGAGGAAAAGAAGTACAAAAAGGGGGCCTGCTCGGCCTGTGCCTACGCCTGCAAACTCCCGACCCGCGACGAGGAGACCGGCCTCGAGACCGAGGGGCCGGAGTTCGAGACGATCTACGCCTTCGGCTCCATGCAGGGGGTCGACGACGTCGTCGACGTCATGCAGTCGAACGAACTCTGTGACACGCTGGGGATGGACACCATCTCCGCGGGCGTCACGGTCGCGGCCTACCTCGAGAGCGAGGACGCGTTCGGCGATGCGGACCTCGCCCACGAGATAACTGAAAAGATCGCGTACCGTGAGGGGATCGGCGACCTGCTCGCGGAGGGCGTCGATCGCGCCCACGACGAGCTGGGGGTCGAGAACTACACCGTGAAGGGCATGGAGTTCGCCGCCCACGACGGCCGCGTCCTCCACGGGCAGGGACTCTCTTACGCCGTCGCGAACCGCGGTGCCGACCACCTCTATGCCAGCATGCTGGCGCTGGAGTACAGCGGCGAACTCGATCCGCAGGGGACGCTCGGCAAGGCCGAGCGGCTGGTCGAGCGGGAGGACCTCGCCGCCTTCCTCGACACCGGCATCGTCTGCGTCTTCGGGCGCGACTACGCCACCCCGGAGCGACTCGAGACGCTGTTCGATGCCGACTGCGAAACGCTGCTCGAGGTCGGGGCTCGCACCGTCGAACTCGAGCGCCACTTCAACAACCGGCGGGGATTCGACCGCGAGGACGACGATCTCCCCTACGAGATCCCCGATCTCGACGAAGCGATCGGCGAGTACTACGCAGCGCGAGGCTGGAACGACGACGGGACGATCCCGACCCGCGCGATCGAGTCGCCGCCAGCACCGTCCGCAGACTGA
- a CDS encoding ubiquitin-like small modifier protein 1: protein MQLECVFFGPFRDAVGEKTVRYETEAETVGDLLTDLETAFPALEGELVADDGAGLAGDTVVTKDQRNVVHLAGLETELDPDAVIRLVPSVYGG from the coding sequence GTGCAACTCGAGTGCGTCTTCTTCGGCCCCTTTCGCGACGCGGTCGGCGAGAAGACCGTTCGCTACGAGACCGAAGCAGAGACCGTCGGCGACCTTCTGACCGACCTCGAGACCGCGTTTCCGGCCCTCGAGGGGGAACTCGTCGCCGACGACGGGGCGGGGCTGGCCGGGGACACGGTCGTCACGAAGGACCAACGCAACGTCGTCCATCTCGCGGGGCTCGAGACCGAACTCGATCCCGACGCGGTGATCCGGCTGGTGCCATCGGTCTACGGCGGTTGA
- a CDS encoding MFS transporter, whose product MATSTQRRRTLWVVVAAATLTVMAGAILGPIVPQIRDELGVSGSAAGLIITTHGGVIVLASPVVGALVDRVGPRRPLVGGLFVYGLGGGAGLLVDSFLPLLASRVVLGLGTAAVYTSVTVLIYDLYEGQAMERALGYRSSANSAGAAVWPLVGGAAGSLAWNAPFGIYLVAVPLGLLAAATVPEVGASSGDDETAANGSGRADGAERGGGGVLAVFRDRPALPLVYLLYFGANALLYVIVVYYPQLLSGIGVTSSLRISLYLAANGAAGGVSAIAYDRLLGYADRSTLVFAAFVLWASGLATATVVDTAVGAAVPVVLFGLGIGLVFPSTFAWVEALVPPDRQGQFSSYIASVGYTGQFLSPVLFGALVPLAGVDGVFAAAAAIAGIAAVGLGSSRLRDASS is encoded by the coding sequence GTGGCAACGTCGACACAGCGCCGGCGGACGCTCTGGGTCGTGGTGGCCGCGGCGACGCTGACGGTCATGGCCGGGGCGATCCTCGGCCCGATCGTCCCCCAGATACGGGACGAACTCGGGGTATCGGGATCCGCGGCCGGCCTGATCATCACCACTCACGGCGGCGTGATCGTCCTCGCGAGCCCGGTCGTGGGAGCGCTCGTCGACCGGGTCGGGCCGCGTCGGCCCCTCGTGGGCGGCCTGTTCGTCTACGGGCTCGGCGGCGGCGCGGGACTGCTCGTCGATTCGTTCCTCCCGCTGCTTGCCTCCCGCGTCGTCCTCGGGCTCGGGACTGCCGCGGTGTATACGTCAGTGACCGTCCTCATCTACGATCTCTACGAAGGGCAGGCGATGGAGCGCGCGCTGGGCTATCGCAGCAGCGCGAACAGCGCCGGCGCGGCGGTCTGGCCCCTCGTCGGCGGCGCGGCCGGGAGCCTCGCGTGGAACGCCCCGTTCGGTATTTATCTCGTCGCCGTACCCCTCGGCCTGCTGGCCGCGGCGACGGTCCCCGAGGTGGGAGCCTCGAGCGGCGACGACGAAACGGCCGCGAACGGGAGCGGCCGGGCCGACGGGGCGGAACGCGGGGGCGGCGGCGTCCTCGCGGTTTTCCGGGACCGGCCGGCGCTCCCGCTGGTCTACCTGCTGTACTTCGGGGCGAACGCCCTGTTGTACGTGATCGTCGTCTACTATCCCCAACTGCTCTCCGGTATCGGCGTGACCTCGTCGCTGCGGATCAGCCTCTATCTGGCCGCCAACGGCGCTGCGGGCGGCGTCTCGGCGATCGCCTACGACCGACTGCTTGGCTACGCCGATCGGTCGACGCTCGTCTTCGCGGCCTTTGTCCTCTGGGCCAGCGGACTCGCGACCGCGACGGTCGTCGACACCGCTGTGGGCGCGGCCGTGCCGGTGGTCCTGTTCGGCCTCGGGATCGGTCTGGTCTTCCCGTCGACGTTCGCCTGGGTCGAAGCCCTCGTCCCGCCGGACCGACAGGGGCAGTTCAGTTCCTACATCGCCTCCGTCGGCTACACCGGACAGTTCCTCTCGCCGGTCCTGTTCGGTGCGCTCGTTCCCCTCGCGGGCGTCGACGGCGTCTTCGCCGCTGCCGCAGCGATCGCCGGTATCGCCGCCGTCGGACTGGGATCGAGCCGGCTCCGCGACGCGTCGTCCTGA
- a CDS encoding FAD-dependent oxidoreductase, translating into MSNSIPAESPRPESLWLATTPTTEYGPLEDGLTVDAAVVGGGITGLSAALELQDAGRSVVVLEADKIVEGTTGHTTAKLTSQHGLVYDRLVSQFGEGKARQYAAANEAAIETVERRVETLDIDCDFRRTPAYTYAASPDDLGQIRDEVAAAQRVDLPASYVDETPLPFDVPGAVRFDEQAAFHPRKYLLAIAERIHDDGGHVFEETRALEVEPGSPCRVETDHGTVVADDVVVATHFPVLDRAGYFARMHPHRAYLLAVRIDGTPPEGMYYNTASPAATMRTYSVANGGAGAGDDVDDEDGDLLLVGGQSHKPSVDGVPTSERYRRCEAFARERFDVASVEYRWSTMDYSPVDDVPFIGRIDPLSEGVYVGTGFKGWGMTTGTAAETILADLIVEGSSPWADVFDPQRFTPKASAKRFLKENATVGGSFVGDRIKSLLAALGADGAADLPRGDARVVRRASQPVGLYRDDEGTTHAVSATCPHMGCLVRWNDAEHTWDCPCHGSRFSHEGEVLSGPAVEGLLYRQL; encoded by the coding sequence ATGTCGAATTCCATCCCAGCCGAGTCCCCGCGCCCCGAGTCGCTGTGGCTCGCCACGACTCCCACGACCGAGTACGGCCCGCTCGAGGACGGACTGACCGTCGACGCGGCCGTCGTCGGCGGCGGCATCACCGGCCTCTCCGCCGCGCTCGAACTGCAAGATGCCGGGCGGTCGGTCGTCGTCCTCGAGGCCGACAAGATCGTCGAGGGGACGACCGGGCACACGACGGCGAAGCTTACCTCCCAGCACGGACTGGTCTACGACCGGCTCGTCTCGCAGTTCGGCGAAGGGAAAGCGCGCCAGTACGCCGCGGCGAACGAGGCGGCGATCGAGACGGTCGAACGGCGCGTCGAGACGCTGGACATCGACTGTGACTTCCGCCGGACGCCGGCCTACACCTACGCCGCTTCGCCCGACGACCTCGGACAGATCCGCGACGAGGTCGCGGCCGCCCAGCGGGTCGACCTGCCGGCCTCGTACGTCGATGAGACCCCGCTGCCGTTCGACGTCCCCGGCGCGGTCCGCTTCGACGAGCAGGCCGCCTTCCACCCGCGGAAGTACCTGCTCGCGATCGCCGAGCGGATCCACGACGACGGCGGCCACGTCTTCGAGGAGACCCGCGCGCTCGAGGTCGAGCCCGGGTCGCCGTGTCGCGTCGAGACCGACCACGGGACCGTCGTCGCCGACGACGTGGTCGTCGCGACCCACTTCCCGGTTCTCGATCGGGCCGGTTACTTCGCGCGGATGCACCCCCACCGCGCGTACCTGCTGGCCGTCCGGATCGACGGGACGCCGCCGGAGGGGATGTACTACAACACGGCCTCGCCGGCGGCGACGATGCGGACGTACTCGGTCGCGAACGGCGGCGCAGGCGCGGGTGACGACGTGGACGACGAGGACGGCGATCTCCTGCTCGTGGGCGGCCAGAGCCACAAGCCGAGCGTCGACGGCGTCCCGACCTCCGAACGCTACCGCCGCTGCGAGGCCTTCGCCCGCGAGCGCTTCGACGTGGCGTCGGTCGAGTACCGCTGGTCGACGATGGACTACTCCCCGGTCGACGACGTCCCCTTCATCGGCCGGATCGATCCGCTCTCGGAGGGCGTCTACGTCGGGACTGGGTTCAAGGGCTGGGGAATGACGACCGGCACCGCCGCGGAAACGATCCTCGCTGACTTGATCGTCGAGGGCTCGAGCCCGTGGGCCGACGTCTTCGACCCCCAGCGGTTCACCCCGAAGGCGTCGGCCAAGCGCTTCCTCAAGGAGAACGCGACGGTCGGTGGGAGCTTCGTCGGCGACCGGATCAAGTCCCTACTGGCCGCTCTCGGGGCCGACGGCGCTGCTGACCTGCCACGGGGTGATGCCCGCGTCGTCCGGCGCGCAAGCCAGCCCGTGGGACTCTACCGCGACGACGAGGGCACGACCCACGCCGTCTCGGCGACCTGTCCGCACATGGGCTGTCTCGTCCGGTGGAACGACGCCGAACACACCTGGGACTGTCCCTGTCACGGCTCGCGGTTCTCCCACGAGGGCGAGGTGCTGTCGGGACCGGCGGTCGAGGGCTTGCTGTACCGGCAGCTGTGA
- a CDS encoding DJ-1/PfpI family protein translates to MTEHRILLLAGDFVEDYEVMVPFQALEMIGHEVHAVCPEKEAGDTCPTAIHDFEGDQTYTEKPGHQFELTHDFDAVEPSEYDALVVPGGRAPEYLRTYDEVLEITRHFFAEDKPVAALCHGLQILAAADVLEGRTCTGYPALEADVRGAGAEWTGEVTRDGNLVTGQAWPDHPEWLAEFLEVLGTDVDHAEPAAADD, encoded by the coding sequence ATGACAGAACATCGGATCCTGCTCCTCGCGGGCGACTTCGTCGAGGACTACGAGGTAATGGTCCCGTTCCAGGCGCTCGAGATGATCGGCCATGAGGTCCACGCCGTCTGCCCGGAAAAGGAGGCTGGCGACACCTGTCCGACCGCGATCCACGACTTCGAGGGCGACCAAACCTATACCGAGAAACCGGGCCATCAGTTCGAACTGACCCACGACTTCGACGCGGTCGAGCCGTCCGAGTACGACGCGCTGGTCGTCCCTGGCGGGCGCGCGCCTGAGTACCTCCGGACCTACGACGAGGTCCTCGAGATCACGCGGCACTTCTTCGCGGAAGACAAACCCGTCGCGGCGCTGTGTCACGGCCTCCAGATCCTCGCCGCGGCCGACGTCCTCGAGGGCCGAACCTGTACCGGGTATCCGGCGCTCGAGGCCGACGTCCGCGGCGCGGGCGCGGAGTGGACCGGCGAGGTGACCCGCGACGGGAACCTCGTGACGGGACAGGCCTGGCCCGACCACCCCGAGTGGCTCGCCGAGTTCCTCGAGGTCCTCGGGACCGACGTGGATCACGCCGAGCCGGCGGCCGCCGACGACTGA
- the dnaJ gene encoding molecular chaperone DnaJ: MSEDFYDVLGVSPDASAEEIKQAYRSKATEYHPDVSDDPDAEEKFKKIQKAKQVLTDEEKREAYDRMGHDRYEQAEKHGFDASQAGGAGGMGGGPFGGMGGGGMGGGGGLGDLFEQVFGGGGGGGRGRRQPRKGRDLRTELEIDLEEAYEGAEKQFTVERPEECDVCEGEGHPPEADAETCSECQGRGQVTQVQQTPLGRVQQTTACPRCEGEGTIYSETCGECRGEGYVRTEATLTVEVPAGIQEGQTLRMEGEGAPSPEGGPRGDLLIDVSIRDHEEFEREGDDLRYRLPVSFPQATFGDTVEVPTLEGGAEFEIPQGTQSGETFRLEGKGMPRLRGRGQGDLYVKVQVVTPESLNEDQREALEEFAEAGGDEIEVKEGFFEKIKRAF; this comes from the coding sequence ATGAGCGAGGACTTCTACGACGTTCTCGGCGTGAGCCCCGACGCGTCTGCCGAGGAGATCAAACAGGCGTATCGGTCGAAGGCCACCGAGTATCACCCCGACGTCAGCGACGACCCCGATGCCGAGGAGAAATTCAAGAAAATTCAGAAGGCAAAGCAGGTCCTAACCGACGAGGAGAAACGTGAGGCCTACGACCGGATGGGTCATGACCGCTACGAACAGGCCGAGAAACACGGTTTCGACGCCAGCCAGGCCGGCGGTGCCGGCGGCATGGGCGGCGGCCCGTTCGGCGGGATGGGCGGTGGCGGCATGGGCGGCGGTGGTGGTCTCGGCGACCTCTTCGAACAGGTCTTCGGCGGCGGTGGCGGCGGCGGACGCGGCCGCCGGCAGCCACGCAAGGGCCGGGACCTGCGGACCGAACTCGAGATCGATCTCGAGGAGGCCTACGAGGGGGCTGAAAAGCAGTTCACCGTCGAGCGGCCCGAGGAGTGTGACGTCTGCGAGGGCGAGGGCCACCCGCCGGAGGCCGACGCCGAGACCTGTTCGGAGTGTCAGGGCCGCGGGCAGGTGACCCAGGTCCAGCAGACGCCGCTCGGCCGGGTCCAGCAGACGACGGCCTGTCCCCGGTGTGAGGGCGAGGGGACGATCTACTCCGAGACCTGTGGCGAGTGTCGCGGCGAGGGCTACGTCCGCACCGAGGCGACGCTGACCGTCGAGGTTCCGGCCGGTATTCAGGAAGGCCAGACGCTGCGGATGGAAGGCGAGGGCGCGCCCAGTCCCGAAGGCGGCCCCCGCGGCGACCTGCTGATCGACGTCTCGATCCGCGACCACGAGGAGTTCGAACGCGAGGGTGACGACCTGCGCTACCGGCTTCCCGTCTCCTTCCCGCAGGCCACCTTCGGCGACACCGTCGAGGTCCCCACCCTCGAGGGCGGTGCCGAGTTCGAGATCCCGCAGGGTACTCAGAGCGGCGAGACCTTCCGCCTCGAGGGCAAGGGGATGCCCCGCCTGCGCGGCCGCGGGCAGGGCGACCTCTACGTCAAAGTCCAGGTCGTCACCCCCGAGAGTCTCAACGAGGACCAGCGCGAGGCCCTCGAGGAGTTTGCGGAGGCCGGCGGCGACGAGATCGAAGTGAAGGAAGGCTTCTTCGAGAAGATCAAACGGGCGTTCTGA
- a CDS encoding halocin C8-like domain-containing protein, with product MSEDNRNRSPLTRRKVLKSTTMSSVAIGTFSGIGSGSVGSRTGEIEEIGRHNKTSLVSRVRQSNEYLTYEEYFDNQDWIDILDEPSVYKITDGESTEDRTGTIISFPLDSSDSTVDADLTFTLENGSVTYSKALMSESIADETYEITEIRLQNGEIKKTVTEATLENGRITTSSSDRDGVVTPQGRNGVSCGQCTTIMRELCRVGCSANTGLICAGVSFVGTPLAGIGCGVVATIVCAHVAVPNDCTVSDSLQHENLCEEGGFC from the coding sequence ATGTCGGAAGACAACAGAAACAGGTCGCCGCTTACTCGTCGGAAAGTGTTGAAAAGTACTACAATGAGTTCAGTTGCTATAGGAACGTTCAGTGGTATCGGTAGTGGTTCTGTAGGCAGTCGAACCGGTGAAATAGAAGAAATAGGCAGGCATAATAAAACAAGTCTCGTGTCTAGGGTTCGCCAATCAAACGAGTATCTGACCTATGAGGAGTACTTTGACAATCAAGATTGGATCGACATTCTAGACGAACCATCCGTCTATAAAATAACGGATGGTGAATCCACGGAAGATAGAACAGGAACAATAATCTCATTTCCATTAGATTCTTCTGATTCGACGGTCGATGCCGATCTCACATTTACTCTTGAAAATGGATCTGTTACATACTCTAAAGCGTTAATGTCGGAGTCGATAGCCGACGAGACATACGAAATAACTGAAATCCGGCTACAGAACGGTGAGATAAAGAAGACAGTTACCGAAGCCACATTAGAAAATGGTAGGATTACCACCTCTTCTAGCGATCGTGATGGGGTTGTAACTCCTCAAGGCCGGAACGGTGTTAGTTGTGGTCAGTGTACAACGATAATGAGGGAACTGTGTCGGGTTGGATGTAGCGCCAATACGGGGCTTATCTGTGCAGGGGTCAGCTTTGTTGGGACGCCTCTAGCCGGAATAGGCTGTGGTGTTGTAGCGACGATAGTCTGCGCTCATGTTGCAGTCCCGAACGATTGTACCGTTAGCGATAGTCTTCAACACGAAAACCTCTGTGAAGAAGGCGGATTCTGCTAA
- the dnaK gene encoding molecular chaperone DnaK, which translates to MASNKILGIDLGTTNSAFAVMEGGDPEIIVNSEGERTTPSVVAFSDDERLVGKPAKNQAVQNPEKTIQSIKRHIGEEDYTVEIDDEEYTPEEISAMILQKIKRDAEDYLGDEVEKAVITVPAYFSDRQRQATKDAGEIAGFEVERIINEPTAASMAYGLEDDQDQTVLVYDLGGGTFDVSILDLGGGVYEVVATNGDNDLGGDDWDEAIIDWLAEEFEAEHGIDLRDDRQALQRLKDAAEEAKIELSSRKETEINLPFITATDDGPIHLEESLTRAKFESLTSDLIERTVEPTEQALKDAGYEKDEIDEVLLVGGSTRMPQVGEKVEELTGKEPQKNVNPDEAVSLGAAIQGGVLGGEVDDIVLLDVTPLSLGIEVKGGLFERLIEKNTTIPTEESKIFTTAADNQTTVQVRVFQGERELAEENEMLGEFHLTGIPPAPAGTPQIEVTFSIDENGIVNVSAEDKGSGTTEEITIEGGAGLSDEQIEKMQEEAEKHAEEDQQKRERIEARNAAEATIQRAETLLEENDEQVDDDLRADIEGAIEDLEETIDDNEADADDIESATESLSEELQEIGKQIYQQEAGAGAAGGAGGAAGGAAGAGGAGMGGMGGGPNPGPEAGAAGGEDEEFVDADFEDVDFEDDDEE; encoded by the coding sequence ATGGCGAGCAACAAAATTCTCGGAATCGACCTCGGCACGACGAACAGCGCGTTCGCGGTGATGGAAGGCGGCGATCCGGAGATCATCGTCAACTCCGAAGGCGAACGGACCACCCCCTCCGTCGTCGCCTTCTCCGACGACGAGCGACTCGTCGGGAAGCCGGCCAAGAACCAGGCCGTCCAGAACCCCGAAAAGACGATCCAGTCGATCAAGCGCCACATCGGCGAGGAAGACTACACCGTCGAGATCGACGACGAGGAGTATACGCCCGAGGAGATCTCGGCGATGATCCTCCAGAAGATCAAACGCGACGCCGAGGACTATCTCGGTGACGAAGTCGAGAAGGCCGTCATCACGGTCCCCGCGTACTTCTCGGACCGACAGCGCCAGGCGACCAAAGACGCCGGCGAGATCGCCGGCTTCGAGGTCGAGCGCATCATCAACGAGCCGACGGCCGCTTCGATGGCCTACGGCCTCGAGGACGATCAGGACCAGACCGTCCTCGTCTACGACCTCGGTGGCGGGACGTTCGACGTTTCCATTCTCGATCTCGGCGGCGGCGTCTACGAGGTCGTCGCGACCAACGGTGACAACGACCTCGGGGGCGACGACTGGGACGAGGCCATCATCGACTGGCTCGCCGAGGAGTTCGAGGCGGAACACGGGATCGACCTCCGCGACGACCGACAGGCCCTCCAGCGGCTGAAAGACGCCGCCGAGGAGGCCAAGATCGAACTCTCCTCGCGCAAGGAGACCGAGATCAACCTGCCCTTCATTACGGCGACCGACGACGGCCCGATCCACCTCGAGGAGTCGCTGACCCGTGCGAAGTTCGAGTCGCTGACCAGCGACCTCATCGAGCGGACCGTCGAGCCGACCGAGCAGGCCCTCAAGGACGCCGGCTACGAGAAAGACGAGATCGACGAGGTGCTGCTCGTCGGCGGTTCGACGCGGATGCCCCAGGTCGGCGAGAAGGTCGAAGAACTGACCGGCAAGGAGCCCCAGAAGAACGTCAACCCCGACGAGGCCGTCTCGCTGGGCGCGGCGATCCAGGGCGGCGTGCTTGGCGGCGAGGTCGACGACATCGTCCTGCTGGACGTGACCCCGCTCTCGCTGGGGATCGAGGTCAAGGGCGGCCTCTTCGAGCGTCTCATCGAAAAGAACACGACGATTCCGACCGAGGAGTCGAAGATCTTCACCACCGCGGCGGACAACCAGACGACGGTTCAGGTCCGGGTCTTCCAGGGCGAGCGCGAACTGGCCGAGGAGAACGAGATGCTCGGTGAGTTCCACCTGACCGGCATCCCGCCGGCCCCCGCCGGAACGCCCCAGATCGAGGTCACGTTCTCCATCGACGAGAACGGCATCGTCAACGTCTCCGCCGAGGACAAGGGCAGCGGGACCACCGAAGAGATCACCATCGAGGGCGGTGCCGGTCTCTCCGACGAACAGATCGAGAAGATGCAAGAAGAGGCCGAGAAACACGCCGAGGAAGACCAGCAAAAGCGCGAGCGCATCGAAGCGCGTAACGCCGCCGAGGCGACGATCCAGCGCGCGGAAACGCTGCTCGAGGAGAACGACGAGCAGGTCGACGACGATCTCCGCGCCGACATCGAGGGCGCGATCGAGGATCTCGAGGAGACGATCGACGACAACGAAGCCGACGCCGACGACATCGAGTCCGCAACCGAATCCCTGAGCGAGGAGCTGCAGGAGATCGGCAAGCAGATCTACCAGCAGGAGGCCGGTGCCGGTGCAGCTGGCGGCGCTGGCGGTGCGGCAGGCGGCGCTGCAGGTGCCGGCGGTGCCGGAATGGGCGGCATGGGCGGCGGTCCGAACCCCGGCCCCGAAGCCGGCGCTGCCGGCGGCGAGGACGAGGAGTTCGTCGATGCGGACTTCGAGGACGTCGACTTCGAGGACGACGACGAGGAGTAA
- the grpE gene encoding nucleotide exchange factor GrpE: MSEDEGTETSAPGVPSEEESDDGETAAADPDVSTDGESEPAPDVEESDAEPAGTDDESEATTDADGDATESESAPAAAETDAPETSEDIQRLLDRVTEYDDELARQINSIVEEARDLNGTVSHQREELEDLEQRVESQAETIGDLQDELEARDDRLEEYEAEVEDLKSRLKRKQADFQNYKKRAKKRQQQIKDRATEDLVERLITVRDNLKRALEEDSDDVESLQEGVEMTLKEFDRILEDENVTEIDPEPGTATDPQRHEVMMQVDSDQPEGTVADVYTPGYEMGDKVIQNAQVTVSNGEFADDEDSSADADGDADGSSADDGESGTEEESAESDDGAADDGEEDAEAIELGGEVADDE; the protein is encoded by the coding sequence ATGAGCGAAGACGAGGGCACGGAGACGTCCGCCCCGGGTGTCCCGTCCGAGGAGGAATCCGACGACGGCGAGACGGCCGCGGCGGACCCCGATGTCTCGACGGATGGGGAATCAGAGCCGGCTCCCGACGTCGAGGAGTCGGACGCGGAACCCGCGGGAACTGACGACGAGAGCGAGGCGACGACCGACGCCGACGGGGACGCGACCGAGAGCGAGTCGGCCCCTGCCGCGGCTGAGACTGACGCACCCGAAACCAGCGAGGACATCCAGCGACTCCTCGATCGGGTCACCGAGTACGACGACGAACTCGCCCGTCAGATCAACTCGATCGTCGAGGAGGCCCGCGATCTGAACGGGACCGTCAGCCACCAGCGCGAGGAACTCGAGGACCTCGAGCAACGCGTCGAGTCACAGGCCGAGACCATCGGCGACCTGCAGGACGAACTCGAGGCCCGCGACGACCGACTCGAGGAATACGAGGCGGAAGTCGAGGACTTGAAAAGCCGGCTCAAGCGCAAGCAGGCCGACTTCCAGAACTACAAGAAACGCGCCAAGAAGCGCCAACAGCAGATCAAAGACCGCGCGACGGAGGACCTCGTCGAGCGGCTCATCACCGTCCGGGACAACCTCAAACGCGCCCTCGAGGAGGACAGCGACGACGTCGAGAGTCTGCAAGAGGGCGTCGAGATGACGCTCAAGGAGTTCGACCGCATCCTCGAGGACGAGAACGTCACCGAGATCGATCCCGAGCCTGGCACCGCGACCGATCCCCAGCGCCACGAGGTCATGATGCAGGTCGACAGCGACCAGCCCGAGGGAACCGTCGCCGACGTCTACACGCCCGGCTACGAGATGGGCGACAAGGTCATCCAGAACGCACAGGTCACGGTCTCGAACGGGGAGTTCGCCGACGATGAGGACTCGAGCGCCGATGCGGACGGCGACGCTGACGGCTCGAGCGCCGACGACGGCGAGTCCGGGACCGAGGAGGAGTCGGCCGAATCCGACGACGGGGCGGCCGACGACGGCGAAGAGGACGCAGAGGCGATCGAACTCGGCGGCGAAGTCGCCGACGACGAATAG